The Solanum pennellii chromosome 4, SPENNV200 genomic interval ACAAATATaagaataacttaaaataagttaggaagtgTTTGGCAAGGTTAAAAATAACtgaaaataagttagaaatgacttaaaataagttaaaaaccaAAAGTAGGCTTccccctactttttatttttcgacttaaaagttttttttttaaagaaaggtAAAGTCGTATTCCTCAGTATGCTGACaaccattaaaaaaattacagtgCAAGTAATCATAATTACAGATAGTCTGAGAAGTCTACTGGCTGTTCTACCTCATCTATACCCTCTTCTTTACACCAAAGATATAAAGTATTAATGCagttttcttttactttctgCATTGGATTAGTAATATCGACTTAAAAGTTATTTaagtttgactttttatttttgacttgaaAGTTACTTTTTATAAGCCAATCCAAATGGGCTCCTACTCTTTTCTAAGAATTAAGCACTCAACGGAATCAAAAGCTATTTTCTTCCAGAAGAAACAAATTGAACACAACAGTTGGGTGTAAACAGATATATAAATCATGAATAAATCAGCTTTGAAACAGTCTCTTATCAAAAGAAAGCAACTTTCAAACAGTGTTTAGTATCTGAATCAGCTGGGCACTCAACAACTATTACGACTCAATCCCAAGCAAGTTATATGAATTCGCACTATCCATATTGTTCTTTTACGCTCATCTTAGTACGATatctttcaaataaaattcagaaaaatcacaataaaaaaGCACAAGAAATTCTCTGTATTTTCTACTAGCATATGAATATTTGAGGGGACTAAGAGACTCATTAAAAAACATTGGGCTTCAAGTAACATACTGATATGACTATAATTTACTTCTCATGTATTTGGTATTTTGCCTATATAAAACTTATAGCATGCAAGATTCTGACACATGATTCATCTCGTAGATAAAAGTCCCAAGTCGAAATTCACATACCCATTAGGTTGAACAAACGGAACGGTGACAAGTCAAGTTTTATCTTGGGAAGGGAGACAAAAGCCCAAGAAACAGCTCCAATCCAAGGCTCTGTTTGTATTAATCGTAATTTGACCCAAAGTTCACCATCAATGTCAAAGTTCCGAACACCGACTGGCACAGAAATGGGGATGACTCCAAACTTTAGTGACAGCATTAAAAGCATGCGAGCACCACCAGTGTATCGAAGACCTATCTGATATCTAGAAAGAATTAAACAATGCACAAATCAGTTGCTACATTCCATGAAACAATGAACTTTcacataacaacaacaacatgccCAGTGAAATCTCCAAAGTGATGTCCGGGGAGGATAGAGTGTACTGAGACCATACCACTACCTCTAGATGTAGTGAGATTATTTTCAATAGACCCTCAGCTTAAGTGCCTCAAATCAATGAGCTAGCTTAATCTGTTTTACTGTCTTGATCAGTCTCAAGGAACTAGTCTAATTGTTCCCCACAAGGCAAAAACACCATATCTCTATATCGAGAGAAAATTCCAAAACAAATGTTGAACAtatattttccttctattctagACAacaactgaaataatgagataaggAGAAAATATCAGCTCGACTGCTTTACCAAGAAATTTGCACAAAGAGTTCTTCTCTAAAATGTGATTGTATATTTCCTTTTTGATTCTGGACCTCAGTTCAATTAAGAAATATGGGCTAAGGAGAATATACCAACTCAAACAATTTCAACCAAGAACATAAAAAACAAGAGCTTTTctattttgaacttcaaaaattttcttttttcacttAGAGGGGTAGTGTGGGATAATGGCAAGAAGTGTTACTCACTGCAAATCATTGACTCGACGAGAAGTTTTCCGCTCCACACTCCTAACAGAAAGAGGCTCATCCCCCAGTGAGAATTGCTTTATCTCAACTCTCTGCACATAATCAGGCTTTTTGAGATTATCAATGACAGGCTGAAGCAAACCAATGATCCAATTCTCAATCCCAGGTCTATAGACCTTCCACAACTTCCCTAACACCATGTTTACCCACTCCACTGACTCTTTCCTTTGCAAATCCTTCTCCAACAATGAAGAAAGGTTTGGTGGGACCTGTGACAATATCCCGGAGTTTCCTCCATTGTTTGGCTTAGCATTACTCTTTCTAGATGTCCAAACCTTATcaaaaacaacaccaacaaagaaaaacaatgcaAAAAGACCGAAAATATTTCGATTTATTGGAGGTGAAGGTAATGGATGCATCACCCCCAATTGAGTCCTTAGCTTATCTACAATAGGGTCTTCTTGAAAACTAGCAAAATTGTTACTAGAACATCTAGAAGCTTCTAATTCCTCAGAGACTCTTCCAGAAGCATCCATTTCATCAGCAAATCTCTTAATCACAATATTTCTAGCTCCTCTTCTAGCACTATCCCTAATCTGCATGTCAAAACTATGGTGGtctccaccattcacacaagctCGAATTACCCATTTCGCACGAATCCTATACCTAACACTCGAATCCAAACCCAATTTCCCCAAACCCAATTTCCCCCTACTCCTCCTCCTCGTCACCAACGAACTGCCATTACTTTTACATGGACAAGGAGATGGGTATACCCAAAATACTTTACGGAAATCAGGGGTAATAGCAGAAACTGATTCAAAAACCATTAATATCAAAAACCCAGATGCCTTTTGAGCTATAATTAACAGTTCTTGAACTTGAAGTATACAATGAACTACCAATAAACATGAATCCAAACCCAAAACCCAATTTGCTCAAAGCTTTATCTTTTTCAAAGAGAACTGAAAACAACATTACAAGCTATGAAATTCCCAGTTTTTTCAGCACAGATGGATGCATGTACACAAGACTATCTGTGGGTGTGTTAGAGAGAGAAACAaagatagagagagaaagtgaaAAGGCTAAAAGGAAGGTAGAAACATGGAATCAAGAATTTGATCCTTATATGATTACAGAGAATCACAGAGAAAGTTTAAAGGCCGCAAAAAATTTGCAGCAATTTTGGAAAGAGAAAACACACCACCTGTACGTGTGAAAGCACCGCCCACCCACACCCAGCGGTgattcgatatttatattaaaatttgattaattaaatatacgaaaaaataattttattactttctatagctatagtttgataatcaCAATTCGTAGttacatgttatagggaggcGAGAGAAGAGGCAAAAAGTGGGAGagatgtgaattgtatatgtatattggttaaataattttatatcatacatatgtatttgtacatATGATAGGCGAAATTGGGTGAGAGAGGAGAGAagtgagcgagagagggcaaagagatgaatttcatatgtatatagattagataattgtatattatatatatgcatttgtataaaaaaCAAGCGAGATCGAGAGAAAGAGAGATGCAAGTGAGAATagaagagggaggagagagggcagagagatgaatttcatatgtatattgattagataattgtatattatatatatatatatatatatatatatatgtatgtatttgtataaaagcaagcgagattgagagagaggaaAGAGACAAGCGAGATATATAGAGAGGGGAAAGAGGCAAGCGGGCAGAGAAAtgaattttatatgttatatagataaaataattatatattatacatatacatttatataaaaACTCACCAAAATTGAGAGAAAAAGAAGTGCAACGAGCAAAattgaaagaagaagagattaaaGAATTTGTATAACTCACGCTAAAAATAAAGTcttttataatatcaacaattgcatatttaattcaaaattcattgtaattcttattaatttttaacttatagttaaaactttataaatattttataataatttaataattacaaaatttaaaatcttgaatttagCGATATAAAGAACCTTTTTAGTAACgtgtttgttgttttatttgCTTGGGAAATTGGTCTGTTGACCATAGACACACAATTAGTTTGGCACTTGAACCACTTGCGGCTATTTGTTCgtattttttcttttagctatttgtatttaattatttattttgataaattaaaaaagataataaaaattttttattatatttttatttaaattcttttgaaaatttttaaattttaattcatcattgttgaaatcataattaataagggtaaaattgtaacttCACTATACTAATTATTGCTATCTTAATATATGTGTTATTTCTAAAGTGGATAACTAAATAGAAACGGAGAGGTACAATTATCATTATTATGTCATCACTTACTTCCATTTTTTTCCCCTACAAATAATTTCAAGTCAAACACTTTAAAATGGAGTGAATATATCGAGGCAAATTTAATAGATTGTGAGGATATTTACTCGAActcttttaatgaaattttattaatataaaagtttaaaattataaactactttttattttccaaaattcTCTTAGTAATCAGAGTAAGATGACAATATTCAAATAGTTAACACTCtccttcatttttaattataaaattaattagagTATATTATTCAATTGTTCCCTTTTATTTAACTTTATGTGAAAtagtcaaaattcaaaaaaaaaaagtaacgttaatattatttaatttaaaaatctatAAGAAATGATCTCTTTtaagcataaaaataaaataattttttcaaataaaataaaaatgcaaataaGTAACACATGGGTCGGAGCCGACGCAGTACTTAGACTTTTTTGACTTGAAATTTCTTACACGGCTTGTAAAGGTGGTTGACCAGTCATTTTTTAGATTGGGCCATATTTGTGTCAAAAGGCccatttgaaaattgaaagaaataaaaaaatatatttttttttacatttaaaaagttttattatttagagTCCTAACATTTATATATTACATCCGCAAAGGCGATTGAGTTGATATAACAGAATTATTTCATAAATGAGATTAAAGATCAAATATCATCATATTCTTTTTCAGTCGACTCAAATGGTGTAccgaatataatatttttaaaaaatgtcagGAATCTTCTATGTCTGATCTAGGGTGACTGTTTAATCTGATCTATATCTCTTGTTTGATTTGCAAGAAATTGCACATGGACAAGTTTATCGACAAGTGTACTCGAAGGACGacaaatattttgtattgtatatttttcttatcatggtatatcaatatatgaaatttttgttaataataattaataaatttttgacaTTATACATCATTTTATATGTAAATGACCACTGCAAAAATATTGTTCCCTGCTactctttattatttatgttgtacTTTAATGACATGTCTTGTGGCTCTACCTTTTGTACGTCTCTATACAACGCTATAAATACAGACATGAAAGTTCATATCGTATACATTTGATTACAtcgaaagaaagaaaaataactcAAACAAATTGTTCATACACTTGTATTATTTCTCACGATATACACGTGTAACACACGTATCCAAAGCTAGTAGTAATAACCAAATGCCAAAGGATCAAgtaaaaggaaatattaactaaaTTGCATTATGTACATAGAATGTCTTCCATTGTTAGCAGCAGCTCTAGTGGTGCTTACATTTTTAAAAGGATCAATGATGACATTCAAATCCAATCAATTTCTAGAAAAAACTGTGAGCCTTTTCCCAGAAATCTAACCTCACAATCAACTATGCACAATAAAGAATGTAAAATATGAACaattttcttgaaagaaaacAACTTTGAGACCCAGAATTCATAACATTTCCTAGTGTTGTTAAGAGATTGAAATCAAACAAGATCTGAAGGATCTAATTTTCTTGTGGGGTTTCCTGAGGGCCTTCTGTAAATATCATCAAAAGGAAGGTTGAAGTCTCCAACCGAATCGTTCATGAAGAAGGTATTGGCCAACCTATTAGAATTCCTCAAGTCAACGTGCTTGTGCTCGTGCTCGTGCTCTTGCTCATCTAGACTTCTGTCAGAGaaattatcataataatcatgAGGATTGCTGTTGAAATTCGGAGGTTCAAGGAAGCTTGTCTGAGGATTTGTGACTTGTGGTCGACTTCTGTCAGAGAGATTCTCATAATAATCATGAGGATTGCTGTTGAAATTCGGAGGTTCAAGGAAGCTTGTCTGAGGATTTGTGACTTGTGGTCGACTTCTAGTCCACCACTGGCTCCTCATAGATTGTGCCATGCTACTTGAATCATCCTGATGTAGGATGCTCTCTCTCAAAACAGGAGCTGATGTGGTGGCTTCGAGATGACTTTGTGCTCGGTCCTCAAATAAGTGACCCCAGTTGTCTTCAACTGTATCCTTGCTTTGCACAAAATGAGGAGGCATCCAAGGATCTTTAAGGTGTTCGTTGTAATCAGTATGAAGAGGCCTGGATTCAATGCCTCTTGAATCACTACTCGTATTGTGAGGATGCGAGGTATAATACCAATCAAGAATGTAAGGATAATTCCTCTGTCCACCATCTATTAACCACATTGAGCCAAATCCAGCTCCCAAGTTGTTGAGAGGCATTTCCCTGGAGAACAAATTGTTTCGATTGCTTAAGCCTCTAAAGTCGGGATTCCAGTGCTGTAGCTCTGAAGGTCGATATGCAGGTCCTATTTCATGCAACTGCAGCTTTTGCTCTCTAAACGTTTTAAGTGTTGATATGAACTGTTTTCCATGATCATCAGGTTGCCATGAAGGATAGCTAGTTTGAAAGCTGAAATCATTTGACATGTACTGTTATTCGGAAGCTCTTAAATCCAACAATAATTCAAAACAGCCTCAAGTAATTATAAGACCAACCTTAGGAATGATTTCTCCATTTTCCCTTGAGAACTTCTTTGCAAGCGGGAAGAATTAAATGGTGATCCATATTTGCTATTGCCATGATTCTGAAAATCAAACACGCTGAAGCTGCCAAGAGAGACATAAATCAGTGCTTGAAGATTGAAATGTGGGAGCTCCGTCAATAGGAGCTACCAACATGTGAAGGTCCAAGCAAAGCTGATATAATTACTAACCTGCACACATGACCAACACCCTCAACGTGAACAGTGAAGTCCGCAATGAAGCGCAAAATATCATCTACCTTCTGTtacaaaaaaaatccaaatgtCAGCGACCATTAACTCAAGCTAGGTAGATGAGGAAATTATCCTTCAAAATAAAGATCACCTTTGGGACAACAAATAGCAGCAGATATGGTGTAAGAAAAATTGAGGTCATCTCCTCAAGTAACATCATTCCAGTATACTGCAGGATGAGTTAATAAGAAGTCAATAACAATCTCACCGTAAAATGAAGTACTACCCGATTTAGCCATTGACAGTGAGACACTTGCATaaagcaacagcaacaacaattgGGGTCTAGGGAGAGTAAGATGTGTGCAGACCTCACCTCAACCTCTGtggggtagagaggttgtttccgacaAACCCTCAGCTCAAAAGAAATGTAACCAACGCAGGAAAAGTAAGTAAGAAAGGAGACAGCAAAATGGCAATGTGAAAAACAAGTGCAGCAACGTACATTAATACACTTTGGAGAAAAAAGAAACTACGTGATACCTAAAACATACTACTAGAAGTAAAACAGAATTCAActacctactaaccttctaGCTTAATCCTTGACCTACATTTTTTCCTATCTAAGGTCAAGTCCTTAGTCAATTGAAATTGTGTCATGTCCAGGCTAATCACGTCCCCCAATTCTTTTGGCCTACCTCTACCTATCCTAACTCATGCTACAAGCCTTCAACCAACCTCACACGCCTCCTCACTGACGCATCCTCAATCTTCCTCTTCACATGTATGAATAATCTCAGTCTCACTTTCCTCATCTGGTCAGCCACGGAGGTCACTCCCACTTTGTCCCGTATAACTTTGTTCTTAAGCATATCTCTCTTAATATACCCACACATCCATGTGAGCATCCTCATCTCCGCTACCTTCATCTTCTGACCGTGGGCATTCTTGACTAGTTGGACTCTACCTAATACAATTAGTGTTGGTCTAACAACCACTATGTAGA includes:
- the LOC107017989 gene encoding tricalbin-3; protein product: MVFESVSAITPDFRKVFWVYPSPCPCKSNGSSLVTRRRSRGKLGLGKLGLDSSVRYRIRAKWVIRACVNGGDHHSFDMQIRDSARRGARNIVIKRFADEMDASGRVSEELEASRCSSNNFASFQEDPIVDKLRTQLGVMHPLPSPPINRNIFGLFALFFFVGVVFDKVWTSRKSNAKPNNGGNSGILSQVPPNLSSLLEKDLQRKESVEWVNMVLGKLWKVYRPGIENWIIGLLQPVIDNLKKPDYVQRVEIKQFSLGDEPLSVRSVERKTSRRVNDLQYQIGLRYTGGARMLLMLSLKFGVIPISVPVGVRNFDIDGELWVKLRLIQTEPWIGAVSWAFVSLPKIKLDLSPFRLFNLMAIPVLSMFLKKLLTEDLPRLFVRPKKIVLDFQKGKTVGPIPSDPKSGQSEQPKAGEMQEGNKDYAGELSVTLVDARKLSYIIYGKTDPYVNLRLGDQVIRSKRNSQTTVFGPPGEPIWNQDFHMFVTNPRGQKLYIEAKDSLGFTDLTIGSGEVDLVSLEDTVPTDKIVILRSWGLLGPRPVGEILLRLTYKAYVEDEEDERIEARSKYLDASDDESSDFDDRDTAVYEQRGKSVSSGTDKESFMDLLAALIVSEEFQGIVASETGNTKSVDDFQTREPTSRQRTPAKSVQQTSDIVPEDLGESPLFWLAIVTSISVLIALNVSGSSIFNP